A genomic stretch from Heterodontus francisci isolate sHetFra1 chromosome 23, sHetFra1.hap1, whole genome shotgun sequence includes:
- the LOC137382813 gene encoding ADP-ribose pyrophosphatase, mitochondrial-like isoform X1 encodes MEFLKCPHEKARGEVYPGSEIRRFPVPDDKVDWAVPWADYKAVNYTAPSVLRQPPWADPPYRDGGELAIPLKFNQLDDGVDRTSHIGLYNVMNGLPRNPCGRTGLKGRGLLGRWGPNHAADPIVTRWKREVGKTVTHSRSGKPILQFVAICRKDNKEWAIPGGMIDPGEKVSVTLRREFGEEALNSLELPEAKRQKVKVLIDSLFQAGEMVFKGYVDDPRNTDSAWIETVAMNFHDETGDSVGKLNLQAGDDAGAVKWMDIEEQQKLYASHTALLHQVAKMRNAHW; translated from the exons ATGGAGTTTCTCAAGTGCCCCCATGAGAAGGCGCGTGGTGAGGTGTACCCAGGCTCCGAAATCCGACGTTTCCCTGTCCCTGATGATAAAGTGGACTGGGCAGTGCCATGGGCTGATTATAAGGCAGTCAACTACACTGCCCCCTCAGTGTTGAGGCAACCACCCTGGGCGGATCCACCTTACAG AGATGGAGGAGAGCTGGCCATACCATTGAAGTTCAACCAGTTGGATGATGGAGTGGATAGAACATCCCATATTGGGTTGTATAATGTGATGAACGGATTGCCACG GAATCCTTGTGGACGGACTGGATTGAAGGGCAGAGGACTCCTGGGAAGATGGGGCCCTAATCATGCAGCAGACCCTATTGTGACAAG gTGGAAGAGGGAGGTTGGAAAAACAGTGACACACAGTCGCTCTGGGAAGCCTATCTTGCAGTTTGTAGCAATATGTAGAAAAGACAACAAGGAATGGGCCATTCCTGGG GGAATGATAGACCCTGGTGAGAAGGTATCAGTCACTCTCAGGAGAGAGTTTGGAGAAGAAGCATTGAACTCCTTAGAGTTACCAGAAGCCAAGAGACAAAAAGTGAAAGTATTAATTGACTCCCTGTTTCAAGCTGGAGAGATG GTCTTCAAAGGATATGTAGACGATCCTCGGAACACTGATAGTGCTTGGATTGAGACGGTGGCTATGAATTTCCACGATGAGACAG GCGACAGTGTGGGAAAGCTGAACCTTCAGGCGGGGGACGATGCGGGTGCGGTAAAGTGGATGGATATCGAAGAGCAGCAGAAACTGTACGCCAGCCATACGGCGCTGCTTCACCAGGTGGCAAAGATGAGAAACGCACACTGGTAA
- the LOC137382813 gene encoding ADP-ribose pyrophosphatase, mitochondrial-like isoform X2 yields MEFLKCPHEKARGEVYPGSEIRRFPVPDDKVDWAVPWADYKAVNYTAPSVLRQPPWADPPYRDGGELAIPLKFNQLDDGVDRTSHIGLYNVMNGLPRNPCGRTGLKGRGLLGRWGPNHAADPIVTRWKREVGKTVTHSRSGKPILQFVAICRKDNKEWAIPGVFKGYVDDPRNTDSAWIETVAMNFHDETGDSVGKLNLQAGDDAGAVKWMDIEEQQKLYASHTALLHQVAKMRNAHW; encoded by the exons ATGGAGTTTCTCAAGTGCCCCCATGAGAAGGCGCGTGGTGAGGTGTACCCAGGCTCCGAAATCCGACGTTTCCCTGTCCCTGATGATAAAGTGGACTGGGCAGTGCCATGGGCTGATTATAAGGCAGTCAACTACACTGCCCCCTCAGTGTTGAGGCAACCACCCTGGGCGGATCCACCTTACAG AGATGGAGGAGAGCTGGCCATACCATTGAAGTTCAACCAGTTGGATGATGGAGTGGATAGAACATCCCATATTGGGTTGTATAATGTGATGAACGGATTGCCACG GAATCCTTGTGGACGGACTGGATTGAAGGGCAGAGGACTCCTGGGAAGATGGGGCCCTAATCATGCAGCAGACCCTATTGTGACAAG gTGGAAGAGGGAGGTTGGAAAAACAGTGACACACAGTCGCTCTGGGAAGCCTATCTTGCAGTTTGTAGCAATATGTAGAAAAGACAACAAGGAATGGGCCATTCCTGGG GTCTTCAAAGGATATGTAGACGATCCTCGGAACACTGATAGTGCTTGGATTGAGACGGTGGCTATGAATTTCCACGATGAGACAG GCGACAGTGTGGGAAAGCTGAACCTTCAGGCGGGGGACGATGCGGGTGCGGTAAAGTGGATGGATATCGAAGAGCAGCAGAAACTGTACGCCAGCCATACGGCGCTGCTTCACCAGGTGGCAAAGATGAGAAACGCACACTGGTAA